The region TCATCCAGACCGCCACCGATCCGGCGTACCTCGGCCGGGTCACATCCGTCATGAGCCTCACCGGATTCGGGCTGGCCCCGCTGGCCTATCCGCTCTTCGCGGCGGCTGTCGGGGCTTTCGGGGCGCCCCCCGTCTTCCTGGCCAGCGCCGCACTCGCCGCCCTGGGCGGTGCCTTCACCGCCCTCCTCCCCCCGGTCCGCACCGCCGAACTTCCCTGCGGGTGAGCTATCTCGGCGCCCCCGGGTGACCGTCGCACGTGCGGTGCGCCTCGGCTGGCCGCGCCCAGGGGTTGCCACGTCCTGTGGCGTTCACCGTGCCGCTGCACTGTGGCTGGGCGCGCGGTTCCCCGCGCCCTTGGGCGGTGGCCGCCCGTTTGCACACGACGGTCCGTCGTGGCTTGTCGCGCGGTTCCCCGCGCCCCTGAGAACGCTTGCCCTCTGCGGCAGAGGAACCGCGTTCCTGACGTGCGCCCTCCGCGGCGGAGGACGAGCCCCGAAGGGGGCACGGGGAAGGGCGCGGCCGACAAGCACGCACCGCACGGGGCAGTCACCCAGGGGCGCGGGGAGCTGTGCGGCCGGCCCTGCACCCGGGGGAAGGGGCCGGGGCTCCCCGCGGGGGCTGGGCGGGGGGACCGGCTACACGCCGAGGCGAGCGGAATACGCCTCGGCGACCGCCGACTTCTCGCCCTCGGCGAGGACATCCGCCGCGGCCTGGCGGCCGAAGGCGAAGAGGGTCAGCTCCGAGGGCTCGCCGGTGACCGTCACGACCGGCGAGCCGCGGTGGGCGACCACGGTCTGCCCGTCGGGCCGGCGCAGGACCAGGCCGACGGGCGAGCGCCGCCCGAGGACGCGAGCCGCCCGCTCCAGCCGGGACCAGAGCGCGTCCGCGAAGACCGGGTCGATCCCGCGGGGCGTCCAGTCCGGCTGGGCCCGCCGCAGGTCCTCGGTGTGGACGTAGAACTCCACGGTGTTGGACGCCTCGTCCAGCTGCTTGAGCGCGAAGGGCGACAAGCGCGGCGGCCCGGTCCTGATCAGCCGGATCAGTTCCTCGTACGGCCGCCGCGCGTATTCGCCGCGCACTCTTTCCAGCCGGTCCGCGAGCTGCGGGACGATGAGCCCCGCGGCAGCGTCACCGCGGCGTTCGCGTACCACGACGTGTGCGGCCAGATCCCGGGCGGTCCAGCCCTCGCACAGGGTCGGCGCGTCGGGGCCGGAATGTTCCAGCAGGTCGGCGAGGAGCAGACGTTCACGCTGTGCATGGGTCGTCATGAGTCCAGGTTAACGACCCGCGGGCGCCGCGTCCGCTTCCCCCGCCCGTCGGCTCAGCTCAGCTTGCTGTGCAGCTTCTTGTTGTTCGAGCCGTCGTTGAGGCTGAGCGCGCAGGTGATGGTCTTGCGGCCCTGGAGCTGATAGGTGATCAGCTGCGGGTACAGCACGTACTCGTAGTACGTGCGCCCGTCGGCCGGCACGTGCTTGTTGGCGTCGGACTTGCACAGGGCGAATGCCTTGTCCTCGATCGCCTGGTCGTCGGTGAAGCTGCCGGACAGCGTCTTGTTCGCGATCGACTGCGCGTCGTGCGCCGCGGTGCACGACACGGTGGTGACCGCGTCGATGGTGTGCGTCATCGAGGGCGCGTTGAAGCACTTGCCGGGCGCGACCGACACGTACGGCACCTCCTTCCCGTCCGTCTCCGACGGCTGCGGGTCGTCGGTGACCGACGGGAAGTCGGTCGGCAGGTCGAGGCTCGGGAAGTCGGTGGGAAGGGTGAAGCTGGGCGTCGGGACGGTCGGCACGGTCGGCATCGCGGTGAGCGACGGCACCGTCGTGGTGTCCTTGGCGCTCGGCTTGCCGTCGCCGCCGCCGCTGGAGGCGGCGATGCCGGCGACGATCGCGCCGACCACGACGACGGCCCCGACCGCGATCAGCACATTGCGCGTGGTGTTGTTCTTCGGCGGCTGCGGCGGCGGGTAGCCGCCGCCCGGGTAGCCGCCGGGG is a window of Streptomyces sp. NBC_01477 DNA encoding:
- a CDS encoding TIGR03085 family metal-binding protein — protein: MTTHAQRERLLLADLLEHSGPDAPTLCEGWTARDLAAHVVVRERRGDAAAGLIVPQLADRLERVRGEYARRPYEELIRLIRTGPPRLSPFALKQLDEASNTVEFYVHTEDLRRAQPDWTPRGIDPVFADALWSRLERAARVLGRRSPVGLVLRRPDGQTVVAHRGSPVVTVTGEPSELTLFAFGRQAAADVLAEGEKSAVAEAYSARLGV